The Candidatus Abyssobacteria bacterium SURF_5 genome contains the following window.
TGGCGACTATTTCATCCGGTTTCTGATGGCGATGGTGGACCTGAAGCTGAGCGTGCTCGAGATACCGGTATTTTACGATAACCGCCCGGCTGGTGAGAGCAAAACGATGTTTTTCAAGGAATTCATGAGGTACACCAGGTCGGTAATCCGGATCAGGTTATCGAGCAGGGCGTCGCGCTTCAAAGGCGTTGCGCATCGCGAGCCGGCGACACCGGCGGCTGTGAAACGATGAATGTGCAGCCCGAGGCGTTGCGCCTGTTTATCAATATCTACTTTTTCGCCCTGGGGGCGGTGATCGGCAGTTTCCTCAATGTGTGCATTGCGCGCCTGCCTGAAGGAAAATCGCTCGTGCGGCCGGCGTCGCACTGCCCCTCGTGTGGCTCTTCGATCAGGTGGTTCGACAATATCCCGATCGTAAGCTTTCTCTTGCTGCAAGGCAAGTGCCGCCGGTGCGGCCTGCCGATCTCTTGGCAGTATCCCGCTGTCGAACTCCTGACTGCTATTCTCTTCGTGTTGTTGTTGCAGCGATTCGATCATGCGGTCGCGCTGGTGGTTTACCTCGTTTTTGCCAGTGCGCTCGTGGTCATCAGCTTCATCGATCTCAAGCATTACATCATTCCGAACGAGATATCGATTCCCGGCATTTTCATTGGGTTGGCGTTGAGCCTGCTGCCCGCCCGCCTTACCGGAGGAGAATTCGTTTTGCCCTCCTCGTTCTTCTTCCTGTCGGCGGACCCGCCCCATGTTGTGGGATCGTTCCTCAATTCGCTCATCGGCTGCCTCGTTGGCGGCGGTCTCCTCTACCTCACGGCGATCTTTTCGCTGCTCGTTTTCAAGAAGGAGGGGATGGGCGGCGGCGACATCAAGCTGCTGGCGATGGTGGGCGCGTTTCTGGGATGGAAGCTCGCGCTGATGACGATCATGCTCGGCTCGGCGCTCGGGGCCATCGTGGGCATTACGCTGATCATCCTGCGGCTGAGGAAACGCACCGATTACATCCCATTCGGCCCGTACCTCGCGCT
Protein-coding sequences here:
- a CDS encoding prepilin peptidase; amino-acid sequence: MNVQPEALRLFINIYFFALGAVIGSFLNVCIARLPEGKSLVRPASHCPSCGSSIRWFDNIPIVSFLLLQGKCRRCGLPISWQYPAVELLTAILFVLLLQRFDHAVALVVYLVFASALVVISFIDLKHYIIPNEISIPGIFIGLALSLLPARLTGGEFVLPSSFFFLSADPPHVVGSFLNSLIGCLVGGGLLYLTAIFSLLVFKKEGMGGGDIKLLAMVGAFLGWKLALMTIMLGSALGAIVGITLIILRLRKRTDYIPFGPYLALAALLSLLYGDQIMQVYLEFGEQINELVMKVIG